A single genomic interval of Eurosta solidaginis isolate ZX-2024a chromosome 3, ASM4086904v1, whole genome shotgun sequence harbors:
- the egl gene encoding uncharacterized protein egl, whose amino-acid sequence MDSQGYENARNMTLLFFLERLMDKGEARTVHDLSCQFGNKEFTKEMRQIAGGSQSGLKKLLAQHPSIFVVDGDYVKVNTYQHASEDDGGYGGRRDYIKEAKDYFKNKMLQYGLGVEVPVRSLLGHRSQASPQVRHISGQHIKEFTEFLQKHTDTFRVIDDHVMLVGCDDMEDLPAQERLHLPQSNIDTKATQQMLDYFAQCIETKGPILVDQLFHLLTARFPQEQWLRMFKNPNDLSTFLKLFSDCFHIQANLVTLLHKPKLSDSYIQQAQARSREQYNSMHNNNIKNLALKNQTPSPPATGQATTGLSGVPQRIQSPALRNFMNASSPQSASTNNNNSNEITSPNFKLNAPVSSPIVASSVPAATTENVSQTRSEPNSGFDSFIQIPDVHLDNLCDRNCPSPNTCSSYSPSGGYNNQNALSGQSSVNSIIQNSAIPTQGHTERLNSLNQTLKQRVNNLVIRTLAENYEKDKQSLANQVGGSASIGYNPQNSPSHSSPVHSSNSNNANTNSTNTNTNCNNSQHSPSHNYFIGDTWKIKVLQNTTVIANVKHSMFVTEAMLKFAQNPNQSIVISLDCEGINLGLKGEITLIEIGTTRGEAFIFDVRTCPEIINDGGLKTLLEHENVIKVIHDCRNDAANLYLQFGILLRNVFDTQAAFAIVQYQETGKQVYKAKYIALNTLCEQYNAPINPIKEQLKQIYRRDQKYWAKRPLSRDMLLYAAGDVLVLINDQLYGSLARQIKPENRQLFSELCTEQILIQIKPNDVKTRKKIRKMTTEVADLKRKLEQSSKSIVLSNREIRLLRYMDLTEEEKDRLKRNNNKVAKKFEKLESVGNQTRDQSDSEDEQEPIENDNFPSLDSVPSDNSLTGTFSPRFNSEPPSLAESMQMMDEILSDQSMDRVVKLDKLEAILSAVTQMPTDQIITTNSMQDQLGSNISATDNIQAAREKSKNAKNFNCNCERSITPTTMRLINNNEKKAVKLIDSTTQTLSTGDIVITKIFFQDEQGKPKEKVLTSSPKRTGPATIGAATTTTTPPKV is encoded by the exons GCTTAAAAAAGTTACTTGCACAACATCCGTCAATCTTTGTTGTGGATGGCGATTATGTGAAAGTGAATACTTATCAACACGCCTCCGAGGATGATGGTGGCTATGGCGGACGGCGTGATTATATTAAAGAGGCTAAAgactactttaaaaataaaatgttgcaATATGGCTTAGGTGTGGAGGTGCCAGTGCGCAGCTTGTTAGGGCATCGTTCACAAGCATCGCCACAGGTGCGGCATATATCGG GCCAACACATTAAAGAATTTACCGAATTCCTACAGAAGCATACCGACACTTTCAGAGTTATCGACGATCATGTAATGCTTGTTGGCTGTGATGATATGGAAGATTTACCAGCGCAAGAACGTCTGCATTTGCCACAGAGCAACATCGATACAAAAGCCACACAACAAATGTTAGATTACTTTGCCCAATGTATCGAGACGAAGGGACCCATATTGGTTGATCAATTATTTCATTTACTAACAGCACGTTTCCCTCAAGAGCAATGGTTGCGCATGTTCAAAAACCCCAACGATCTCTCCACATTTCTTAAACTCTTTTCCGATTGCTTTCATATACAAGCCAATCTAGTCACATTGCTGCATAAGCCTAAATTAAGCGATTCATATATACAACAAGCGCAGGCGCGTTCGCGTGAACAATACAATTCCAtgcataataataatataaaaaatttggctttaaaaaatcAAACGCCATCACCACCCGCAACCGGACAGGCAACGACGGGGTTGAGTGGTGTACCACAACGTATACAATCGCCAGCTTTGCGTAATTTTATGAACGCTTCATCGCCACAAAGTGCGAGCACCAATAACAATAATAGCAACGAAATTACATcaccaaattttaaattaaatgcgCCTGTCTCCAGTCCAATTGTAGCGTCTTCTGTGCCAGCGGCGACAACAGAAAATGTGTCACAAACACGCTCGGAACCAAACTCAGGCTTTGATAGTTTTATACAAATACCAGATGTACATCTTGACAATTTATGCGATCGTAATTGTCCTAGCCCGAATACATGTTCTTCCTATAGTCCATCTGGCGGTTATAATAATCAAAATGCGTTAAGCGGTCAAAGTAGTGTtaattcaataatacaaaattcaGCCATACCCACACAGGGACACACAGAACGCCTAAATAGTTTGAATCAAACGTTGAAACAACGCGTTAATAATTTAGTTATACGTACATTGGCTGAAAATTACGAGAAAGATAAACAATCATTGGCAAATCAAGTAGGAGGCAGCGCATCAATTGGCTACAATCCACAAAATTCACCATCTCATTCAAGTCCTGTGCATTCCAGTAACTCTAATAACGCTAACACAAATTCCACAAACACAAATACCAATTGCAACAACTCACAACATTCACCTAGTCACAATTATTTTATTGGCGATACTTGGAAAATTAAGGTGCTACAGAATACAACCGTTATTGCTAATGTAAAACATTCCATGTTCGTCACAGAGGCGATGTTAAAATTTGCGCAGAATCCGAATCAAAGTATAGTAATATCACTGGACTGTGAAGGTATAAATTTGGGTTTGAAGGGAGAAATTACACTTATCGAGATTGGTACAACGCGTGGGGAAGCCTTCATCTTCGATGTACGCACTTGTCCTGAGATAATCAATGATGGTGGTTTGAAAACACTGCTGGAACATGAAAATGTTATCAAGGTCATACATGATTGTCGGAATGATGCGGCGAATTTGTATCTGCAATTTGGTATACTTTTACGAAACGTTTTCGATACGCAG GCCGCCTTTGCCATTGTACAGTATCAAGAGACAGGCAAGCAGGTATACAAAGCGAAATATATCGCATTGAATACgctctgtgaacaatataatgcACCAATCAATCCCATTAAAGAACAACTCAAACAGATTTATCGACGCGATCAAAAGTATTGGGCCAAAAGACCACTCTCACGTGACATGTTACTCTATGCGGCCGGCGATGTGCTTGTCTTAATCAATGATCAACTTTATGGTTCTCTAGCAAG ACAAATAAAACCGGAAAATCGTCAGCTTTTCTCTGAGCTCTGCACTGAACAAATACTTATACAGATCAAACCAAATGACGTGAAGACACGCAAGAAGATACGCAAAATGACCACTGAGGTTGCTGACCTCAAGCGCAAACTAGAGCAATCAAGCAAAAGTATTGTGTTGTCGAATCGCGAAATACGTTTATTGCG CTATATGGATTTGACCGAAGAAGAGAAGGATCGTTTGAAACGCAATAACAATAAAGTAGCAAAGAAGTTtgaaaaattggaatcggtcgGAAACCAAACGAG agATCAAAGTGATTCTGAGGATGAGCAGGAACCTATTGAAAATGATAATTTCCCAAGCCTCGACTCTGTGCCATCAGATAACTCATTAACTGGCACTTTTTCACCACGTTTCAACTCGGAGCCACCCAGTTTGGCTGAGTCTATGCAAATGATGGATGAAATATTGTCAGATCAATCAATGGATCGTGTGGTTAAATTAGATAAGCTGGAAGCTATATTATCGGCGGTTACACAAATGCCAACTGATCAG aTTATAACAACCAATTCGATGCAAGATCAATTGGGCTCAAACATATCAGCCACTGATAATATACAAGCAGCACGTGAAAAGAGTAAAAA tgcaaaaaatttcaattgtaatTGTGAACGTAGCATAACACCAACAACAATGCGTTTAATTAACAACAACGAAAAGAAGGCTGTGAAATTGATCGATTCAACAACACAAACGCTTAGTACTGGCGATATTGTTATAACAAAGATTTTCTTCCAAGATGAGCAAGGCAAACCCAAAGAGAAAGTATTGACATC